The segment GCTCTGCAGCCAGCCACGTGCTCTACCAGGACACTGGCATGGGCTACAAGGACCTGGACCTGATCTTCGGCGTGTCTTTGAAGGACGACCAGGCTTTCCGGCTGGTCAAGGACGTGGTAATGGACTGCCTGTTGGACTTCCTACCAGTGGGGGTCAGTAAGGAGCGCATCTCACCGCTGACCCTCAGAGAGGCCTACGTGCAGAAGCTGGTGAAAGTATGCAACGACACAGACCGGTGGAGCCTCATCTCGCTGTCCAACAACACGGGCAAGAACGTGGAGCTCAAGTTTGTGGACTCTCTCAGGCGGCAGTTTGAGTTCAGCGTGGACTCCTTCCAGATTGGCTTGGACTCACTGCTGCTGTTCGACCACTGCTCGGAGACGGCCATGTCCGAGAGCTTCCATCCCACCGTAATGGGGGAGAGTGTGTATGGGGACTATGAGGGGGCCATGGGGCACCTGTGTCAGCGCATCATCGCCACGCGCAGCCCCGAGGAGATCCGAGGCGGGGGGCTTCTTAAGTACTGCCACTTGCTGGCGCGGGGGTTCAGGCCCATCTGCGAGACGGAGATGAAGGCTATGCAGCGCTACATGTGCTCGCGCTTCTTCATCGACTTCTCTCACATCTGCGAGCAGCAGCGTAAACTGGAGGCCTACCTGCAGAACCACTTTGCCGGCATGGAGCACAAGCGCTACGAGTGCCTGATGACTCTGCACCATGTGGTGAACGAAAGCACTGTGTGTCTGATGGGCCATGAGCGCCGCCAGACGCTCGGTCTCATCTCCATGTTGGCACTGCGGGTGCTGGCTGAGCAGAACGCCATCCCCACGGTGACCAACGTCACCTGCTTCTACCAGCCCGCACCCTACGTACGTGACATCAACTTCAGCAATTACTACATAGCACAGGTGCAGCCACAGCCACCGCTAGTTCACTACAGTAACTCTCACCATACTTGGCTGCACTGTAACTTAGCTAACAAGCATGTGCAGGGCAGAGGTGGATGTGGCATCCAATGTTTCTCTCCACTGGgttggagagaggagtgaggagaaggGCTCGGCGGAATGGCAGCATTGCTCTTTGTCtttcaaaatacaaaaaaatacaaaaaaactaaacaaatggAAATGCATCTCTTTGCCAAATGTGACTTGACTGAAACTGTCCTTTACTGCTGGATAATTTGAGGCAATGTTCTCTCAACTATTTGTTTTCTCCTCGCACAACATTTTTAAGGCTGATGGTCCTTTTCACATGTAGCAATAATGTTGGAGTAGTTCCTTATTTAAGTGAGAAATCTTTATGAAGTTAGATTTGTTAAATAAGAaaagaaaaacatatattttggaGGAAACAAACTATGAAGCTCTATTTTCAGACTGCTGCTTCAGTTGACttattttttaaacaacattTACAGGACCAAAGATTTATTTTGTTGTTCAGAACAGAAGGTATTATTGTGATTCGAAGTGCCTAAAACTATCTGAGCAATTTACAGAAACGCCTCTAAAGTGAGAGTTGTGCTTTTTAAAGACGTTTGTGTTGCCTAGATTACTCCAAATCTCATTTCAGGGACAGAGGCATTCATCTTCATGCgatagaaataaataaataaactccctatccttgtgttttttttattcCGAAATATGTGTGTTGTAAGAATAGCCTGTGTAAATGGGAAAGAAAGGCCTTGATACCAAAACATCTCTTGATGGCCTTGAAATGAATTAGATCAACCTCCTAGGTTATGGATCCTGTAATATGTTGTGCATGCATCTTTAACTACCCATAAAGTGATAGGAATTCTACACCATAGAAACTGTGGGGACTGTAAGTTGTTCTAGATAATAACTAAAATTCAGCCTAGAGGGTAATGTAGCTTTCATTATCTTGATGACATACTGACAACTAAGACAGCCTAGACCAGTTCCAGGAATTAGCCCTTGGAAAAGCATAGTGTCCGTTGAGTAAGTGCCACTTCTTAAACTGGGCCTGTAGGATCCATTACAATCCGAGGACATAAACCATAAGGAGGCCTTTCTAAAGCACAATGGCCTTTCTCTGGTGTGATACTAAAGCTTTGACACAAAGGCCGGTTTGTTCTCCCACCCATGTTGCCAGTGGAAACGGAATCCTGTTTGCTTGAATAATGCCATATCCATGTCATTTTGCTTGTGTAAATATCAGAATATGGTTGAGTCACTCTGGTTGAGTGGCCAGCGTGGATAAATGCATGGTAAAATGTGGCGGAGGGAGTGGATGCCCATCTGGAATTGCCATTTACCTCAAAGGATCCCCTCCTTTCGCTTGATTGATACTAGGGAGTATGCATCAATGGTAATATAAAAAACTTACCGAACACTACAAAGTGCAATCATTTAGCTTAAGTTCTCCATATCCAGACATTCCTGAGCTACAGTATACATTGAGCTACAGTATACAGGAGTAgtttattgtcacgccctggctctggggactcttaaaagttgagccagggtgtgtagtgtctatgttgtagtttctatgtttttgttctagttctagttttctatgttggccagggtggttcccaatcagaggcagctgattctcgttgtctctgattgggacccatacttaggcagcctgttggcactagtttattgtgggatcttgatccgtaaggtttgtgtttaaccctaggacttcacgtatcgtttattgttttgttcgtgtgtactcattaaaagaatgtacgcttatcacgctgcgccttggtccggttcttatgACGATCgtaacagaagatcccaccaaggaaggaccaagcagcgtgttcaggagcaaacgccggataaggaactggagaagttggcgatgtcccaggtgggcgaatggtggtcgtgggaggacatgttcgcgggcagagggccatgggcaaaagttaaggccctggcgagagaggaggttcggcgccaaccgtgccgtcgtcggacaggcgagaggcaaccccaagtaatttttttgggggggcacacggcatggacgacggggctgctggaggcagctacagggcgagtttgcggactaggagaggaggccaccaggttacgggggccattggtcatgagggggaaggagagtgtagaggcacggcgagaggtactggggtgtgttaccagtccggtccggcccgttcctgatccccacaccaagccagtggtgtgtgttcccagtacggtccggcctgttcctgtccctcgcaccaagcctgtggtgcgcgtcgccagcccggtccggcctgttcctgctccccgcaccaagccagtggtgcgcgtcgtcagcccgttccggcccgttcctgctccccgcaccaagcctgtggtgcgcgtcgccagcccggtccggcctgttcctgctccccgcaccaagccagtggtgcgcgtcgccagcccggtccggcctgttcctgctccccgcaccaagccaggggtgcgcgtcgtcagcccggtccggcccgttcctgcacctcgcaccaagcctgtggtgcgcgtcgccagcccggtccggcccgttcctgctccccgcaccaagcctgtggtgcgcgtcgccagcccggtccggcctgttcctactccccgcaccaagccagtggtgcgcgtcaccagcccggtccagcccgagccggatccgcctccgaggcggaatgcccacccggcccctcccctgttgtgtttggttggcgcggtcacagtccgcgcctttggggggggggggggtactgtcacgccctggctctggggactcttaaaagttgagccagggtgtgtagtgtctatgttgtagtttctatgtttttgttctagttcgtgttttctatgttggccagggtggttcccaatcagaggcagctgattctcgttgtctctgattgggacccatacttaggcagcctgttggcactagtttactgtgggatcttgatccgtaaggtttgtgtttaaccctaggacttcacgtatcgtttattgttttgttcgtgtgtactcattaaaagaatgtacgcttatcacgctgcgccttggtccggttcttatgacgatcgtgacatttatATTGGTCTTAATGTGAACTGGTCTGCTTATATAAGAGGACATTTACTGTAAATACAGGAGGCTGAATGTAGCCCTCACCAGTCACTGGGCATTGTCTGTACAGTACATAAAATGTGCAAGATAATAATATTGTTCCTATATGACTTGTCCTCGTATAGTGTTAGAGAAACAGAAACATACTAACAGAACTTTAGAGGGTCATGATCATGTCATTCAATTATTATGGGGGCATAAATTTTTTTCTGCTCAGGTCGGGGTCAGGAAAAACCCCTGGCCTTAATCGAGGCCTTTTCAAGcaaacagacatacagtatttCAGTGCCTCTGAAAGTTTACAGTTGGCATAATTTGGATTCTTTATCATATCAAGGACAAATATGCCTGCTATTTTCAACATAACCATATTATTTTAGTCCTTCTGTTGAAGTAAGACACAGCTTGTATTCTATGATTTGTGTATAGAGAGTGGTGACCGAGGGTGCAGAATGTCACATGTTCAGGCTCAACTCTTGGCATGTTATTTTTATCCCATTAGTTTGTCAGTCATTATTTTAGGGACACGAAGGCAGCTGCAACCACAGCACTTGCATTGAGTGAGTAGGCTTCATGCTGTAGGTGTTTCATAATGCGATGCCCAGATAAAGGAATCACCTTATGGGAATGGCTTTACCGAGTACATATTGGGTAAATAGACATAACACTATGTCATTCTGTGACTCCTCAGACTGGCTTGCACCACATAGGCAAGTGAAGAGTAGCCCTTTATTTAAATGAAGGATGGCTCTTGGATGTACAATGGAGAAGTTAACAAACTGTAACGTGTTATCCAAGCACAAATTATTTGgttgggtcacccaaaaagttacatattgcagctttactAATGATATTCAAATACAGATTTGTGTACTGCATGCATACTGCAAGTCTGCATTATACCTCCACTACTGTCATCCAAGAAACAAACCGTTTCTCAATATTGTTGGTCTGGTCTACTTTGAAGAAGACCGAAACCAAATGGGAACAGAACCTTAGCAAGGTCAAAGTGAATGTGTCACTTGTTTTAGGGCAGttacttaagtgataatgcccgagaagctggtgttcggaggatatattggcacaggtgttgttaggcccgagacgaagtcgagggccggcaaatcatgccaatatatcctccaaacactggcttcgagggcattTTCACTTTTATtcaatgggttaccaacatattcaaataatgattgacatatttattttaactttattttaattaatttattaataCTATTTCATTCTTCCAGGAGatatagtcctgacacaaatctagggttgctacccatgctggctggtcgttcattctatcggttcggttccCAGAGATGCCACCCAGTCTTTAAGTATTTTTGTTCGAAATCTAGGGACACGACCCAGTCATTCGTTCTGAATGTTCCGTTGCCATGATCGCTGGCAACGTTCCTATCccttgcttgcttgcttgctagccAACTTTTGCTaacacagtcacgtcaaaaagtgcagccagagtaacagcaaagtagctgtatttgcgtttgtttaagctgttttctagtgatttTCTttgggatacatccataacaatgagctaatgatgtgcgatttcacctggcatagaacatTTGCTCTCTGGCCAGGCCACTGTTCAGAAGAGATAGCCAACTACACAGCTAagacaatcacttcaaactgaagctggaatgacagcaaattagctgcattttgtgtttttctattgacatttctttgtatatatccataaaaattatgctgattcatgatttcgactggctgagaaaagctgccagcctgtctgtctcgtcccagCTCCTGACAGGTTCCTTACCATGGAACAGCTaaagatcgaatttcaatattgaaacaatgttgcaaatgtcggagagataGACAGCAAGGTTattacaaatctctgctgttgaaaacaaaatgctagtctaaaagaaatgggagatgaTGTCTGATGCTTTTtacagtgtagatctagtatataaattgcctggctgagctgatgagacagtggattgcgcagtcagatggaacagagtaaataggcatttcaacatcatacattaagccggtggtaacttgtggaatagacactggctggaatgcggttttaaccaatcagcatccaggattagacccacccgttgtagtATAAAAATCAGTTACATACTCTATCTGTAACCTGAGTAAGGACACAAAAGAAGACTGCCATGGGCATTCATTCTCCAGCAGCTTGGAGACCTCATTCTAAATTTACAGGAACATGAATAGCCATTTAACCTGGACAAGAAAAGGTGACAAATGCTGATGCCTGCTACCCCCTGTAGCAAGAACTACACAGCTAAGATATGAAAGTAGCCCAGATATGGAAAACCAGACAATTAATGTTTCTTCACATATCTCTCCGTACATCCTCCTTAAAAACTCAGAGTGGGGTCAGCATCTTGTTAATGTCAACCAGGTGAGTGTGTGGGTTCACGAGGGCTTGGTGTGCATGCAATATGTGTTGTCATATGTGTATTTATCGGCTTGtgtaccagtggcggtcggtgctgtTTTAAGATTcgttttttttttatgagc is part of the Coregonus clupeaformis isolate EN_2021a chromosome 28, ASM2061545v1, whole genome shotgun sequence genome and harbors:
- the LOC121542475 gene encoding terminal nucleotidyltransferase 5A-like, with protein sequence MSSDTSDQSRRFCVLSWDQVHRLNTILREAIPIHGRGNFPTLSVQPRQIVQVVRAQLEERGVSVRDVRLNGSAASHVLYQDTGMGYKDLDLIFGVSLKDDQAFRLVKDVVMDCLLDFLPVGVSKERISPLTLREAYVQKLVKVCNDTDRWSLISLSNNTGKNVELKFVDSLRRQFEFSVDSFQIGLDSLLLFDHCSETAMSESFHPTVMGESVYGDYEGAMGHLCQRIIATRSPEEIRGGGLLKYCHLLARGFRPICETEMKAMQRYMCSRFFIDFSHICEQQRKLEAYLQNHFAGMEHKRYECLMTLHHVVNESTVCLMGHERRQTLGLISMLALRVLAEQNAIPTVTNVTCFYQPAPYVRDINFSNYYIAQVQPQPPLVHYSNSHHTWLHCNLANKHVQGRGGCGIQCFSPLGWREE